From a single Cyclobacterium marinum DSM 745 genomic region:
- a CDS encoding RagB/SusD family nutrient uptake outer membrane protein, translating to MKRIYLKIATAIVLGLSITSCQEEFLETVPQGQFSTVDLANAQGVEGLLLGAYAMIDGYGLDGQSGWNGTIDNWVYGGVVSDDAYKGTDAGDQPEQSFLEAFDFQPTNLHLRNKWRAVYKGVARANDVLNTLKKAEDVSEERSAQIIAEARFLRGFFHMEARKMWRRVPYIDDSTFDLIDLESSKVPNDREIWPDIEADFEAAMNTLPESQADVGRPTKWAAQAFLAKAKMFQGWDQSTGEANTTVLAEAKTLLDDILNNGPFSLTSTFEENFLVGRRNNEESIFEIQFSISSATTAAANEGTTLNYPYTDPWGCCGFYQPSQNLVNAYKTSEDGLPLLDTFNDSDVPNDQGLAWNDPFQPYEGPLDPRLDHTVGRRDVLYKGYKIHGSDFIRDQNYAGPYSPIKHVAEPEFFGIGSNPRLSANNYRIMRLDMVILWLAEAEVELGNLERARELVNMIRSRAANPDGFVPKAIQGAERNDYTIVEGEPAANYVISTYDMPWTDQDVARKAVRMETRLEFAMEGHRFFDLQRWGIAAETMNEYLNEEGTKRTYLSNASFTKGVHEYFPVPLEAIERSFRDGSPTLVQDPAFD from the coding sequence ATGAAACGAATATATTTAAAAATAGCTACTGCAATAGTACTTGGGTTGTCCATTACTTCCTGCCAGGAAGAGTTTTTGGAAACCGTACCCCAAGGTCAGTTCAGTACAGTAGATTTGGCTAATGCACAAGGCGTAGAAGGGCTTTTGTTGGGAGCTTACGCAATGATAGATGGTTACGGACTGGATGGACAATCTGGATGGAATGGCACCATAGACAATTGGGTATATGGTGGTGTGGTATCAGATGACGCCTACAAAGGAACAGATGCAGGTGATCAGCCGGAGCAGTCTTTCTTGGAAGCTTTTGATTTTCAGCCTACCAATCTTCACCTAAGAAATAAATGGAGAGCAGTTTATAAAGGAGTAGCCCGGGCGAATGATGTGTTGAACACATTGAAAAAAGCCGAAGATGTGTCTGAGGAAAGAAGTGCTCAGATAATTGCCGAAGCAAGGTTTTTAAGAGGGTTTTTCCATATGGAAGCCAGAAAAATGTGGAGAAGAGTTCCTTATATTGATGACTCTACCTTCGATTTAATAGATTTAGAAAGTAGTAAAGTTCCAAATGATAGGGAGATTTGGCCCGATATTGAGGCTGACTTTGAAGCGGCAATGAATACCTTGCCTGAATCTCAAGCAGATGTGGGGAGACCTACAAAATGGGCAGCTCAAGCTTTTCTTGCCAAAGCCAAGATGTTCCAAGGATGGGATCAAAGCACAGGAGAAGCAAATACGACGGTGTTAGCGGAAGCGAAGACCCTTTTAGATGATATTTTAAACAATGGGCCATTTTCATTGACCAGTACTTTCGAAGAAAATTTTCTTGTGGGAAGAAGAAACAATGAAGAGTCAATTTTTGAAATTCAATTTTCTATCTCAAGTGCTACTACAGCTGCAGCCAATGAAGGAACAACATTGAATTATCCTTATACAGATCCTTGGGGCTGTTGTGGGTTCTACCAACCTTCTCAAAACTTGGTAAATGCTTATAAAACCTCTGAGGATGGGCTTCCTCTGTTAGATACTTTCAACGATAGTGATGTTCCCAATGACCAAGGCTTGGCTTGGAATGACCCTTTTCAACCCTATGAAGGTCCATTAGATCCGAGACTAGATCATACAGTTGGAAGAAGAGATGTTCTGTACAAAGGTTATAAAATCCATGGCAGTGACTTTATCCGAGATCAAAATTATGCAGGGCCATATTCACCAATTAAGCATGTGGCGGAGCCGGAATTTTTCGGAATTGGGTCTAACCCCCGATTGTCTGCCAATAATTACAGAATTATGAGATTAGATATGGTGATATTATGGCTGGCTGAGGCTGAAGTTGAACTTGGTAACCTTGAAAGGGCCAGGGAGCTTGTTAATATGATCAGATCTAGAGCAGCTAATCCTGATGGTTTTGTACCAAAGGCCATTCAAGGTGCTGAAAGGAATGATTATACGATTGTGGAAGGAGAACCTGCTGCCAACTATGTAATATCTACCTACGACATGCCGTGGACAGATCAAGATGTGGCAAGAAAAGCTGTAAGGATGGAAACCAGGTTGGAATTTGCGATGGAAGGACATAGATTCTTTGATTTACAACGTTGGGGAATTGCTGCAGAAACGATGAATGAATACCTTAACGAGGAAGGTACCAAAAGAACGTATTTAAGCAATGCTAGCTTTACCAAAGGTGTTCATGAATATTTCCCTGTTCCATTAGAGGCAATTGAAAGATCCTTTAGAGATGGGTCACCTACATTGGTGCAAGATCCTGCGTTTGATTAA
- a CDS encoding glycosyltransferase family 4 protein — MPKLIRITTVPISLKLLLKNQMSFMSNAGFDVLMVSSEGKEWYDVSKNEKGIRKEIIPFTRKITPLKDIYCLWLLFRLFKREKPDIVHTHTPKAGLLGMVAAWMAGVPVKIHTLAGLPFIVEKGRKAKLLSDIEKITYRFADEVWPNSYSLKDFIISKKLVRPEKVKIIGEGSSNGVDLKVFDRNNLQENHLVAATMRIVPGEDDFLMLTVGRLVKDKGIADLVEAFVQSKIVNRSKLILLGDFEQDLNPLEPKTINQIKDHPRIVHVPWTDHVAHYLAICDVLIHPSHREGFPNVLLESGAMCCPIICSDIPGNTDLVKHKKTALVYQVGLVSALKEAMEFAFVKRADMQGYAENLHQRVVEKFDRNSIQKNIFNAYNRLLNNK; from the coding sequence ATGCCAAAGTTGATTAGGATCACAACTGTTCCCATTTCTCTCAAATTATTATTAAAAAATCAAATGAGTTTCATGTCAAATGCAGGATTTGACGTGCTTATGGTTAGTTCAGAAGGGAAAGAATGGTATGATGTTTCAAAAAATGAAAAAGGCATAAGGAAAGAAATCATCCCATTTACCAGGAAAATTACTCCCTTAAAAGACATTTATTGTTTGTGGTTATTGTTTCGCCTGTTTAAGCGGGAAAAACCGGATATTGTGCATACCCATACACCAAAGGCGGGATTGTTAGGAATGGTTGCTGCGTGGATGGCAGGAGTGCCAGTGAAAATTCATACTTTAGCCGGGCTTCCTTTTATCGTGGAAAAAGGTAGGAAAGCAAAACTACTGTCTGACATTGAAAAAATCACCTACCGCTTTGCCGATGAAGTATGGCCAAATTCCTATTCTTTAAAGGATTTTATTATAAGTAAAAAACTTGTTCGTCCGGAGAAGGTGAAAATTATTGGTGAAGGGTCTTCTAATGGAGTTGATCTAAAGGTTTTTGACAGGAACAATTTACAGGAAAATCATTTAGTGGCCGCAACCATGCGAATTGTACCCGGGGAGGATGATTTTTTAATGCTAACAGTTGGTAGGCTAGTTAAAGACAAGGGGATTGCCGATCTAGTGGAAGCTTTTGTACAATCAAAAATCGTAAATCGGTCAAAATTAATTTTATTGGGAGACTTTGAACAGGATTTGAATCCCCTTGAGCCCAAAACCATCAACCAGATAAAGGATCATCCAAGAATAGTACATGTGCCATGGACGGATCATGTTGCACATTATTTGGCTATTTGTGATGTCCTTATCCACCCTTCTCATAGGGAAGGATTTCCCAATGTACTTTTGGAATCAGGAGCAATGTGTTGCCCTATCATCTGTTCGGATATACCGGGAAATACTGATTTAGTAAAGCATAAAAAGACGGCTCTTGTGTATCAGGTCGGACTAGTTTCGGCATTGAAAGAGGCCATGGAATTTGCATTCGTAAAAAGAGCAGATATGCAGGGGTATGCCGAAAACCTACACCAGAGGGTTGTAGAAAAATTCGATAGAAATTCTATCCAGAAAAATATTTTTAATGCATATAATCGCTTGTTGAATAATAAATAA
- a CDS encoding 3-hydroxyacyl-ACP dehydratase FabZ family protein, protein MDASIEKLIPHRSPFLFVDKIISANEKQIIGIKTFDKAIDKMATGSFSDFDFIPGMILIESMAQCGGAGIKKAGLAEGFFGLVSMDHVQFLKGATYNEEIKYTIQNIRISNKIIKQSGMATVRDTLIAEATWVCARIDNT, encoded by the coding sequence ATGGATGCTTCAATTGAAAAACTAATACCACATCGATCTCCTTTTTTATTCGTTGATAAAATTATTTCTGCAAACGAGAAACAAATCATCGGGATTAAAACCTTTGACAAAGCCATTGACAAAATGGCCACAGGTAGTTTTTCTGATTTTGATTTTATTCCAGGTATGATTTTAATTGAATCTATGGCGCAATGTGGTGGTGCAGGAATAAAAAAAGCTGGACTTGCAGAGGGCTTTTTTGGTTTGGTAAGTATGGACCATGTCCAGTTTTTGAAAGGAGCCACTTACAATGAAGAAATTAAATACACCATTCAGAACATAAGGATTAGCAATAAGATAATTAAACAAAGCGGGATGGCCACTGTTCGAGATACACTTATAGCAGAAGCTACTTGGGTTTGTGCACGAATAGATAATACTTAA
- a CDS encoding polysaccharide biosynthesis/export family protein: MKRLVFPVLIFISITSCISNKRINYLQNLEGNEPIEMDEFIPFADVEYEYILQPYDIVDVDFASSNEDLLKAFQYQGANAVRTSRAGGNGNMDIFYFSGYSIDKDGYIQIPNLDPIKIAGLTEIEARNMVQEAIGFYFKDEVQVKLRIGGIRFTTLGEFSNVGPKMILKNRATIFDAISIAGESSILARKNELFLIRQYDGGTKIHQINLNDRQLLASPYYFIQPNDILYLQPMNIRQIGSGENLTGSLQLGVSIITALMFLYGITSGLF; the protein is encoded by the coding sequence ATGAAAAGACTGGTATTTCCGGTTTTAATTTTTATTTCAATTACTTCCTGTATAAGTAATAAGAGAATAAATTATCTTCAAAATTTAGAAGGAAATGAGCCCATTGAAATGGATGAATTTATTCCTTTTGCGGATGTAGAATACGAGTATATTTTGCAGCCATATGATATTGTAGATGTTGATTTTGCTTCCTCTAATGAGGACTTGCTTAAAGCTTTCCAGTATCAAGGAGCGAATGCGGTTAGGACTAGTAGAGCTGGTGGCAATGGAAACATGGACATTTTTTATTTTTCGGGGTATTCAATAGATAAAGACGGATACATTCAAATTCCAAATTTGGATCCTATAAAAATTGCCGGTTTAACAGAAATTGAAGCACGGAATATGGTTCAGGAGGCCATAGGGTTTTATTTCAAAGATGAAGTGCAGGTTAAGCTTAGGATAGGAGGCATTAGATTTACTACCTTAGGAGAATTTAGTAATGTGGGTCCAAAGATGATTCTAAAAAACCGCGCCACCATTTTTGACGCCATTTCAATTGCAGGTGAATCCAGTATTTTGGCACGTAAGAATGAATTGTTTTTAATAAGACAGTATGATGGAGGCACCAAGATTCATCAAATTAACTTGAATGACAGACAACTTTTGGCTTCCCCTTACTATTTTATTCAGCCCAATGACATATTGTATTTGCAACCAATGAATATTAGACAAATTGGTTCAGGAGAGAATTTGACGGGAAGCTTGCAACTTGGGGTGTCCATTATTACTGCATTGATGTTTTTATATGGAATTACCTCAGGGCTCTTTTAG